The Sphingomonas carotinifaciens genomic sequence TTCGCCGAACTCGCCGCTGTCGCCCTTCTCGACCTTGCCGCCCAATTGCTCGGTCAGCGCCTGCTGGCCGTAGCAGATGCCCAGCATCGGCAGGCCGCTGTCGAGGATTTCCTGCGGGATGCGCGGGCTGTTCTCGTCGGGCACCGAGGCAGGGCCGCCGGACAAGATGATGCCGGCGGGCCGGATGCGCGCAAAGCCTTCGGCGGCGGATTGAAAGGGAACGATCTCGGAATAGACTCCGGCTTCGCGCACACGGCGGGCGATGAGCTGGGTAACCTGGCTGCCGAAATCGACGATGAGGATGCTGTCGGGATGCTCCATGGCGGTCCGATAGCGATGCTTTTCCGCAAAAGCTACCGCGGCGTCCCATTCCCCTTCAACAAAGCGAAACGGCCGCCCCCCGATATGGGGAGCGGCCGTTCGTCTCGTCTCGGTGATTGCGCGAGGGCTCAGGCGGCCTCGTCGAAATCCTCTTCGGTCTGCACCGGGCCCGAGTCCTGGCCCTTGGCGGACACGTCACGATCGACGAACTCGATGATCGCCATCGGTGCCGCGTCCGACGCCCGGATACCGGCCTTGATGATGCGGGTATAACCGCCGGCGCGATCGGCGTAGCGGGTCGCCAGCACGTCGAACAGCTTAACCAGCTGCGCGTCGTCCAGCAGGCGGGCATGCGCCAGACGACGGTTGGACAGGCCGCCCTTCTTGCCCAGCGTCACCAGCTTCTCGACATAGGGGCGAAGCTCCTTTGCCTTGGCGAGCGTGGTGGTGATCTGCTCGTGCTTGATTAGCGCGGCCGACATGTTGCGGAACAGGGCCGTACGATGGGCCGAGGTACGCTGCAGCTTACGGCCGCCTACGCGATGACGCATGTTCAATTCCTTTGTTCGTTAAGGGGCCGTCTTACGGAAAACCCCAGACCCGGTGGCACTTCAGGCGGCCACCCTCTGCCTGTCTTGATCCTCACCATCGTCGATGCTGAGGGGAAACCGATCCGACCGGTCGAGTCACGCCACGAAAAAGCCGTGCCGCAACGTCGAACGGCGGGTCGGCTTGTCGCCAACCCGCCGGCCGGGCCTACCGCGTCTCCGGTGCAGCAACGCTGCACCGGTGCGCGTCAGCCCATGATCTCCTGTTCCAGCTTCTTGGCCATTTCCTCGATATTCTCGGGCGGCCAGCCGGGGATTTCCATGCCAAGGCGCAGGCCCATGGACGACAGCACTTCCTTGATCTCGTTCAGGGACTTGCGGCCGAAGTTCGGGGTGCGCAGCATCTCGGCTTCGGTCTTGCCGACCAGATCGCCGATATAGATGATGTTGTCGTTCTTCAGGCAGTTCGCCGAACGAACCGACAGCTCCAACTCGTCCACCTTCTTGAGGAGGTAACGGTTGATCTGCTGCGTGTCGCTCTGCGGCTCGGCCCCTGCGACCGGCACGGCGGCCTGGCCGACGGGCGCAGCACGCGTGACCGAGGAGTCGTCGAAGTGGACGAACAGCGCAAGCTGGTCCTGAAGGATGCGGCCGGCATAGGCCACCGCGTCTTCCGGGGTCACCGTGCCATCGGTCTCGATCGTCAGCGTCAGCTTGTCATAGTCCAGGTCCTGCCCGACGCGGGTCGGGTCGACCTTGTACGACACCTGGCGCACCGGCGAGTACAGCGCATCGACCGGAATCAGGCCGATCGGCGCATCCGCGGGGCGATTGGCGCTTGCCGGAACATAGCCCTTCCCGATGTCGGCGGTCAGCTCCATGTTGAGCGTGGCGCCTTCGTCGAGATGGCAAATCACCAGGTCCTTGTTCATGACCTCGATGTCGCCCGACACCGCGATGTCGCCTGCCTTCACCTCGGCCGGACCGGTGGCGGAAAGCTGGAGCCGCTTCGGGCCTTCGCCCTGCATGCGGATTGCGATCTGCTTCACGTTCAGCACGATGTCGGTCACGTCCTCACGGACACCCGCGAGGCTCGAGAACTCGTGCAGCACGTTCTCGATCTTGATGGAGGTGACCGCCGCGCCCTGGAGCGACGACAGGAGCACGCGACGCAGCGCATTGCCGAGCGTCAGGCCGAAGCCACGCTCCAGCGGTTCGGCGACGAACGTCGCCTTGCGCTTGCCATCGCCGCCCTTCTTTTCGAGCGCGTTGGGCTTCTTCAGTTCCTGCCAGTTCTTTGCATTGACAGACACGGGGTTCCCCTGCGTTGGGGGCCGGAACGGGGACGGTTCCAGCCAAGAAAAAGCACGGCCGGCTCGTCAGCCGGCCATGTGGGCCATCAGACGCGACGGCGCTTGGACGGACGGACGCCGTTGTGCGGGATCGAGGTCACGTCGCGGATCGAGGTGATCTGGAAACCGACCGCCTGCAGCGCGCGCAGCGCCGACTCGCGGCCCGAACCCGGACCCTTGACCTCGACTTCGAGGGTGCGGACACCGTGCTCGGCAGCCTTCTTGCCGGCATCCTCGGCGGCGACCTGGGCAGCGTACGGGGTCGACTTGCGCGAACCCTTGAAGCCCATCATGCCGGCCGACGACCATGCGATGGCATTGCCCTGCGCGTCGGTGATCGTGATCATGGTGTTGTTGAAGCTGGCGTTCACGTGCGCGACGCCGGCGGTGATGTTCTTGCGCTCGCGACGGCGAAGACGCTGCGGTGCTTGTGCCATTGATGAAATCCTGACCTTGTCTCGTGGTACGGCGGCCGGGAGGCTATCCGCCTCGTACCGGCCTCCGGCGGAGAAGAATGAAAACAGTCCCCGGGACTGTTCTTACTTCTTCTTGCCCGCGATCGGCTTAGCCTTGCCCTTGCGGGTGCGCGCGTTGGTGTGCGTGCGCTGGCCGCGGACCGGCAGGCCCTTGCGGTGGCGCAGGCCACGATAGCAAGCCAGGTCCATCAGGCGCTTGATATTCATCGCGGTTTCGCGACGAAGATCACCCTCGACAGTGTGGTCGGCGTCGATCGTCTCACGGATCTGCAGGACTTCCTGGTCCGACAGGTCCTGGACGCGGCGGTCGGCCGCGATGTTCAGCTTGGCCGTGATTTCCTTGGCCTTGGCCGGACCGATGCCGTGGATGTAGGTCAGCGCGATCACCACGCGCTTGTTGGTCGGGATATTGACACCCGCGATACGTGCCATGGAATATATTCTCCTAGCTCCACGGGGCATGGCATGGCAGCGCACACCCCATCTCGACGCGTTGGCTCCACCACGCACGATCGCGACGCACGCGCAGAGCGGCGCCGAAACCATGGTACAGTGGAAGGACGGTCAGTTAGGCGCCTCGCAACACTCTGTCAAGCGAGAGGTTCCCGCATTCTTCGCAGACGCAGCCATCGCTGGAACGAAACCGCCGCCCAGAACAGCTCGACCACGCCAAACGGCCATGCCCCTTGCAGAAAACCATAAGCCGACCCGGCGAGGCATCCCAGAACAAAGCCGAGGGTCCACCAGTGTGCCCCGCTTTCCATCGCGTAGCAGATCAGCGTGAACGAAACGGCGACCAGGCCGAAAAGGGACAGGGTATCCATTCCTCGCTTATAGAGCGCCTGCCACGCCTGACGATATGCCTGGCGAAGTCCGGGCGCTGTCGCCTGCCAAAAGCCACTCGAGCGCAGGCTCCGCTGTATCGAACACCTGCAAATAGG encodes the following:
- the rpsM gene encoding 30S ribosomal protein S13; amino-acid sequence: MARIAGVNIPTNKRVVIALTYIHGIGPAKAKEITAKLNIAADRRVQDLSDQEVLQIRETIDADHTVEGDLRRETAMNIKRLMDLACYRGLRHRKGLPVRGQRTHTNARTRKGKAKPIAGKKK
- the rplQ gene encoding 50S ribosomal protein L17, with the protein product MRHRVGGRKLQRTSAHRTALFRNMSAALIKHEQITTTLAKAKELRPYVEKLVTLGKKGGLSNRRLAHARLLDDAQLVKLFDVLATRYADRAGGYTRIIKAGIRASDAAPMAIIEFVDRDVSAKGQDSGPVQTEEDFDEAA
- a CDS encoding DNA-directed RNA polymerase subunit alpha, with the protein product MSVNAKNWQELKKPNALEKKGGDGKRKATFVAEPLERGFGLTLGNALRRVLLSSLQGAAVTSIKIENVLHEFSSLAGVREDVTDIVLNVKQIAIRMQGEGPKRLQLSATGPAEVKAGDIAVSGDIEVMNKDLVICHLDEGATLNMELTADIGKGYVPASANRPADAPIGLIPVDALYSPVRQVSYKVDPTRVGQDLDYDKLTLTIETDGTVTPEDAVAYAGRILQDQLALFVHFDDSSVTRAAPVGQAAVPVAGAEPQSDTQQINRYLLKKVDELELSVRSANCLKNDNIIYIGDLVGKTEAEMLRTPNFGRKSLNEIKEVLSSMGLRLGMEIPGWPPENIEEMAKKLEQEIMG
- the rpsK gene encoding 30S ribosomal protein S11 — protein: MAQAPQRLRRRERKNITAGVAHVNASFNNTMITITDAQGNAIAWSSAGMMGFKGSRKSTPYAAQVAAEDAGKKAAEHGVRTLEVEVKGPGSGRESALRALQAVGFQITSIRDVTSIPHNGVRPSKRRRV